Genomic window (Ascochyta rabiei chromosome 13, complete sequence):
AACCATGACAGCCAGGTCTCTATACTAACGGTCTTCTTACGTCAGCTAGATACCTGCAACTATCGGCCGCCAAACCATTCGTAGACACCAGCATCATGTTGGTGGTAGGAGGAGATTTGATGAAGCAATGCATTCGTTTCTAAGCGCAATGAAATTGAATGAGACCCTAGAATACACGCCGTCAAATGGATCGCGTTTGCCGTCTCTCGACTCCATTATCTACTCTTCCCCGTAGCTCTCCTCGTTGCTCAATTTCCCCTGGCGTGGCTAGACACCGCTAAGAAGATACACAAAAGTAAGACGTACAACATGCCGCGCATGCTTTTCATGAGCGCCATGCAAAGTGTGGTTTACGTATCGAGCCAGATTGGTACCAATGTTCGTCTGATGCAGGTAGCTTGTCGTAGGCTGCTATTGTGATTTGACGGTGGCATTTACGAAGGGCAGGTACCCTCAGCACCCTTGGAGTTCATGAGGAGGGCAACAATGAGACCGTAAAGACCTGCCAATTATGTTAACATAGATTTCCTTTAAGAGTGGCGGAAACATACCCAAAACTTCGGCGAAAATGAGAATGAGAATCATTCCAACGAACAACCTGGGCTGCTGGGCAGTTCCTCGTACACCAGCATCGCCAACAATGCCGATAGCGAAACCGGCAGCCATACCCGACAGACCGACGGAGAGACCAGCACCAAGCTGGATGAAGCTGGTGAAGAGGGAGACATTCTGCGACAGACCGTTGGAGATCAGGACCGAGACGACGAGACCGTAGATACCAATGATACCAGCCATGACGACGGGGATAATGTCTGTCTCATGTTAGTTACATCCGCCACCGCAATGAAATTTGGCCAGCAGCTCTTGTGGCCTGTCCAGCAGGTATAAAAGACGTACTCTTGACGATCAAGTCGGGGCGGAGGACACCCATGGCGCTGACACCGACACCAGCCTTGGCGGTACCGTAGGCGGCACCGAAGCAGGCGAAGACGATGGCTGATGTACAACCCATCGCGCCGAAGAAGGGCTAAGGAGAGGTCAGCATGTTGTTGACCACGTAAGGTATCGTCGATGGCAGTGCTTCGCAGTATGACAATGGTTGTGGGTCGTCACGGTGCTGACCGCGGAGAGAGGCGAAGAGGAGTCGTTGTCGCGAACTTACAGCATACACGGGGCTGTGAAGTCTGTTAGCCATGATTCTCTCTAGCAAAATGTTTATGGGCGCCTCCACTGTCGCAGGCACGCCGACTGCATCGAGCTTATCGCCGCAGAGGCAAGCTCGAAGCTGGCTGCGGCCTGGACAAGGAGAGCTCTACTGGCACTCACCACTCGTCCGAGATCATTTTAGCGGTTGTGTAGTGTATCGAATTGGGGTCGTGAAAATCGTAGTGATCGTTGATGAGATGGGCAGACGGGGTGGATGCAGCGACGGAAGGGTTGTCGTGTCGATGGCGGTGGTGACGATGTTGGCGAAGACTGCTGCGCGGCTGGTTGGTTGGTTTCGCGTTAGTCTGCATGGGCGTTAGCTTCATCACGTGGCAGTCTTTCGTACGCCAAGCCGCATCGCTGCTGACTACTCCAAAAATTATCTGCGCGCTTGTGCTCGGTCGGTTTATCGCAGGGCTCGAACTTCTATACTTCACCACCCGCCTCACCGAATTCACCCACATACCCACCGGGCGAGCAAAGCAGTGAACCTACGGGCGAGCTAAGCAGAGAACCCTTACACCAGACACCACCCGACACAAATTTCTACCATGGCCGACACCAGCGCCGCATGGCCCCAGGCCGATCAGGCTCTCAGCCAGGAAATTCTCGACCTTGTTCAGCAGGCTACCCACTACCGCCAGTTGAAGAAGGGTGCCAACGAGGCCACTAAGACCCTCAACCGTGGTATCTCCGAGGTCATCGTCCTTGCTGCCGATACCTGTAAGTTGCTTCTTGCGCCGCTGTTCCTGGTTATTGTACTGACAGAAGCCAGCCCCTCTGGCTATCCTCCTCCACCTGCCTCTTCTCTGCGAGGACAAGAACGTCCCCTACGTCTATGTCCCCTCGAAGATGGCTCTGGGCCGTGCTTGCGGTGTCGCCCGCGCCGTCATCGCCTGCTCGATTACCACCAACGAGGCCTCTGACCTTATGGGCCAGATCCGCACTCTCAAGGACAAGGTCGAGAGGCTCCAGATCTGAGCGCATATTAGTGTTCTAGACTGGCAGGCGAAAGGATCGCAATCTTTCGGATATATGATGGGCTACGGAACGACAAGGTACCGGAGGCTTGGGCTGAGATATCCCAAGTAGCTCTGTGCGTAACTCGAGAATGAAGTGCTGGATATATTCGGCACAGACTCTTTCAATATAACCTAAGAATCCTCCAAAAAAATGTTCCCACTTGCTGCTTTGCGCGGAAAAATACTTGcataacgtaccccacgggcgagccgctcaacgggcgagccgctcacttttgccaagcccccaccaaactccaccctattatggcccaaaacaacctagtttagtgctgtaaagtgcagtatggcctgtaatactatttagaaactacttctacctctttctaacacgtttgcgcgttgtgtcctgtctgattgcactgtctacagcgtctttgggagggcttacctcctttagcgcgcacctgcttctttgccttcttcctatcactacgcgccctaaactcctttagagttattaattataggctatccttaactgttagggtcccttctgcctaaacttactttcttttgtgtaatttttgttgtgtagctgccttattagtagcttaaagctaagtaatcttctattgcgccaacactagcttatgcgcaattattgctgccccttttactaccttcttaaacgccttaactatagaggtaggcaaactatctatatacctctaaatccttatctttataagcgttaattgcaacctaagtttaagggtgttgcttagggtttgtaactgctagagcttgttgttaacaggtagtagtggtgatagagtgcgcaactttacattaagggcc
Coding sequences:
- a CDS encoding vacuolar ATPase V0 domain subunit c, giving the protein MISDECPVYAPFFGAMGCTSAIVFACFGAAYGTAKAGVGVSAMGVLRPDLIVKNIIPVVMAGIIGIYGLVVSVLISNGLSQNVSLFTSFIQLGAGLSVGLSGMAAGFAIGIVGDAGVRGTAQQPRLFVGMILILIFAEVLGLYGLIVALLMNSKGAEGTCPS
- a CDS encoding RNA binding protein snu13, giving the protein MADTSAAWPQADQALSQEILDLVQQATHYRQLKKGANEATKTLNRGISEVIVLAADTSPLAILLHLPLLCEDKNVPYVYVPSKMALGRACGVARAVIACSITTNEASDLMGQIRTLKDKVERLQI